A portion of the Glycine max cultivar Williams 82 chromosome 10, Glycine_max_v4.0, whole genome shotgun sequence genome contains these proteins:
- the LOC102670100 gene encoding agamous-like MADS-box protein AGL62, which translates to MESNNMPDLNGVAKKTKGRQKIEMKKMRNESNLRVTFSKRRTGVFKKASELATLCGVDVAVIMFSPGNRVFSFGSPSVDSVVQRYKTQGPPPLLTLDLNKVHSTADEVELHTHLHCLSNQIAIEKKRTKDLNHLAKAAEDQFWWARPIESMTDSQLDKYKKMLEEFKRQLKEKRGNLN; encoded by the coding sequence ATGGAGTCAAACAACATGCCAGACTTGAACGGTGTCGCTAAGAAGACTAAAGGCCGACAAAAGATCGAAATGAAGAAGATGAGAAACGAGAGTAACCTTCGGGTGACATTCTCGAAGCGTCGCACTGGGGTTTTCAAGAAAGCCAGTGAGCTTGCAACCCTTTGTGGCGTGGATGTCGCTGTGATTATGTTCTCACCCGGTAATCGAGTATTTTCGTTTGGCAGTCCCAGTGTTGATTCTGTTGTCCAACGCTATAAGACACAGGGCCCACCTCCCCTCCTTACCTTGGACCTCAACAAGGTGCACTCCACTGCGGACGAAGTTGAGCTCCACACACACCTCCACTGCTTGTCCAACCAAATTGCTATTGAGAAGAAGCGCACAAAGGATTTAAATCATTTAGCGAAGGCTGCAGAGGATCAGTTCTGGTGGGCTAGGCCTATTGAAAGCATGACCGATTCCCAACTTGACAAGTATAAGAAGATGTTAGAGGAGTTTAAGAGACAACTCAAAGAAAAACGTGGGAACCTCAACTGA
- the LOC102670240 gene encoding uncharacterized protein: MANIRDFEFGEPIGCDGSEDDEFADSYNATASAKTKCGTKKGPMDKFSIGQYEPHLPIPSYHDIRVPLLKKEVEYTENLIKGHREQWVKYGCTIMFDAWTDRKQRCIINFLINSQVGTMFLKSVDGFDFLKMGEKIFELFDATVEEVGEENVVQVVTDNGSNYVLADIGKLPLIRKTIRRAINLVGFIYAYSSTLSLLRNFTHKRELVRHAITRFATSYLTLERLHKEKANIRKMFTSDEWTLNKLYKELKGKEAAKVVLMPLFWNSVVYTLKVMAPLVKVLHLVDGERKLAIGYIYEAMEKAKETIIKSFNNNESKYKDVFAIIDKRWNCQLHRPLHAAAHFLNLEYFYDNTDLEFDFEVTNGLFECIKKFDLEGLMEF; encoded by the exons ATGGCAAATATAAGAGATTTTGAATTTGGTGAACCAATTGGATGtgatggaagtgaagatgatgaGTTTGCGGACTCTTATAATGCTACTGCAAGTGCAAAGACAAAGTGTGGGACTAAAAAAGGACCAATGGACAAATTTT CCATTGGTCAATATGAGCCACATTTGCCCATTCCTAGCTATCATGACATTAGAGTTCCACTCCTGAAGAAGGAAGTTGAATATactgaaaatttgataaaaggCCACAGGGAGCAATGGGTCAAGTATGGTTGTACTATTATGTTCGATGCATGGACTGATCGGAAACAAAGatgcatcattaattttttgattaacTCTCAAGTTGGTACCATGTTTTTGAAGTCTGTTGATGGCTTTGATTTTTTAAAGATGGGTGAAAAGATTTTTGAGTTGTTTGATGCCACTGTGGAGGAAGTTGGAGAAGAGAATGTTGTTCAAGTTGTAACCGATAATGGGAGCAACTATGTTTTAGCGG ATATTGGGAAGCTTCCCTTGATAAGGAAGACAATTAGAAGGGCAATTAATCTAGTTGGGTTTATCTATGCCTATTCTAGTACCTTAAGTTTGTTGAGAAATTTTACACACAAGAGAGAATTGGTGAGACATGCTATTACTAGATTTGCCACTTCTTATCTAACCTTAGAAAGGCTCCACAAAGAGAAAGCCAATATTAGAAAGATGTTTACTTCTGATgaatggaccttgaacaagctatATAAGGAGCTTAAGGGAAAAGAAGCTGCAAAGGTAGTGCTCATGCCTTTATTTTGGAATAGTGTGGTTTACACTCTTAAAGTCATGGCTCCACTTGTGAAAGTGCTTCATCTTGTGGATGGTGAAAGGAAACTAGCCATAGGCTATATTTATGAAGCAATGGAAAAggcaaaagaaacaattatcaAGTCTTTCAACAACAATGAAAGCAAGTACAAAGATGTGTTTGCAATCATTGATAAAAGATGGAATTGTCAGCTTCATAGACCATTGCATGCAGCTGCCCACTTCTTAAATCTAGAGTACTTTTATGACAACACTGacttggagtttgattttgaggtCACCAATGGTTTGTTTGAGTGCATTAAGAAGTTTGATTTAGAGGGCTTAATGGAATTTTAA